The Acyrthosiphon pisum isolate AL4f unplaced genomic scaffold, pea_aphid_22Mar2018_4r6ur Scaffold_20908;HRSCAF=22505, whole genome shotgun sequence genomic sequence cgaaATTATGCGATTCCATGTACCTGACCATATTACTTACCACCTACCTTCCTGTATAATTATTCGACACTGAGATATCTACTTAAAATATGATCAGATATTTGAAActtgaatttgaaaattacCAATTTAGCATATACCAAACCCGTTTTTGCTGGCAGTGACCGTGTAAGCAATGCAATAATGTCGATTTTGCgtcatagatattattaaataaaaaatatatatgtcacGACCATTTCGCGAAATCGATCTTTTCACGAAATGAATGTCCAGTTCACGAACTTTACGCTCATACACATAGTGAAATCCGTGGTAGTATTCTTTAAccggattattatttttatccatttCACGAGACAGACATACGTTTTATGACTGAACAATTTTTTCGTGAAATCGACACTCTCTTGGAGTACAATTTGCGTAATaaattcgaacattttattaattttgattccaaccggaaaaatgtacaaaaaaaacttccgcagtaggtaatattataaacatcagCTAGTTTGAATGTTCCCACATAAATATCAATGAACTGCTTGTTCCACTTGTTTCAAATTTctaatcacaaaataaaatctaataaataataaatattatggtaacCATCATAATAATCGGTCGTTTTcaataaaccaaaaattaaaaaatatatatttcactaaaaatcaaaatctagcaatataattacataatattgttgttataatatataggaggtAGACAGGTAGTTTATCTTCTATTAGACTAatgttacaaaattatatacaaatatcgaATTGCCTAGACGTacgaataaattaacaataaattataatattattatgtcgattTCACAGTTCTAAGAATATTAGGCCATATTCTAACCTACTAAAGTTGTTGCAATGTGTGCTGTCTTCAGGCGTACTCACGTGATATCGAAACATttggtaagtacataataagtACATTGATTTCggcgtttttttaaaaatattacttacaagTATTGTGAAAAACCGGtcgtaagaaaaaaattatttacttttctgTGGTTTCTTATGTAGCAACATATCCTATAGCCAAGTCCATCTGTGTTACTGGTTCATTTTTGGTATGCTATTTTTGTGGATAGCATTCAGATCAACTACCCGTGGGCCAGTGTATGAATACGTTAtgtggaaaaataatatataattttttattcttcatAAAGGAAATAGTTTTTTATCGTATCggtttatacaattaattgtatcgtatacataaaaatctagttcatcaaaataaataagtatatacttaaaatattacttgagcaaataagtattgtaaaataatagtattttgtttattccgttttaattttttaaaagtgtcAAATcacaaatcaaaaatcaaatcaTGTCATACACTCATGCCTATAcactttttatagtaatttacatttttagttcaaacattttattaattttaatttaatttttaatcattaaaattgcattgttattaaataatcttGTTATTAGGGCATTATGttaattgtatgttataatagttaGGCATTTTTCTTATCACAAGGCTAAATCTGAAAAAAGTTATCatgttataaagtataaaaaatgtttttttttttaaatctatagacaaatagtatgtttttatttaatcttgatctatatttatattatgcatttgtataaatattatttataaaaaacatctGTTGCCGGAATCCACGACCTACAAAGTTACAGTTTTTGAATCTATTAAACGAATGATTAGACacataattagataaataaaaatatctactcTTATGAGTACAAAATGTTTCGTATCTGTAGTGAGTGTAATGGATTTTgcattttgtataggtataaatgtacaatacattttaacttataagaaaagaacaaaaacacaaaaataaaatattttaataatcaaaactcTACGTAGGTGGGTAGaacattattttctataaaataataatcgataataataaaacaaaaatagtaaagataataattgaaaaatggcCAAGTTCCAGACTTGTTCTGTTTCATCCGAGGAAAACCTGAGACCGTCCAATTGtttaacactatatattatattttaaatttattgttgtatatatttggaacattgttaaaataaacagtCAAATGATAAAATTCAATCAGATTTAAGAATAATTCATAACGGTTTGATACATCAAACGTGTATCCGTATAATCATTTTAACAaccatatagtacctataataggccAGGGATCTNNNNNNNNNNNNNNNNNNNNNNNNNNNNNNNNNNNNNNNNNNNNNNNNNNNNNNNNNNNNNNNNNNNNNNNNNNNNNNNNNNNNNNNNNNNNNNNNNNNNAAGTGAATCATCATACCCTAAGTCTTCAAAACCATCATTAATATCTAACATTATGGCTCAAATTGAACAGGAAGAAAAACATGGCGGTGTGGCATCCTTTCAATTTAAAAAGAGTATTCTataccaattaatattaatatatttttagatcagCGCACACAGTATACATTCCAAAAAAATCAACCCAAAGCTGTAAGTGTTGCAGCTCCAAGTGAATCATCATACACAAAGTCTTCCAAACCATCATTAATATCTAACATTATGGCTGAATTTGAACACGAAGAACACAGCAATACTTCAAGCCTCTCAGAGAACAATGATGATGACgataatgaattttatacaaATCTCATTAGTGCGATAAATGAACGTAATCCATTATGGGATCATCGGCTTCCTATGGCAGATCGTTATGAGCCGATAAAACAAATGCTTTGGAATGAGATTTATGTCGCACTGAATGGTTAGTTTTAATTCATCTACAATCTATAATCTAATacttcattataattttgatatgaatattgaatCTATCCAGGTATATATCCAATagaaattttaaagaaaaaatggaaataCTTGAGGGAGAAGTATGTCagggaaaaaaaaaaccagcaaGTGGTGCTGCAggagggaaaaaaaaaatttggtgccACATGCAGtcattgcattttttaaatgatgttATTACCAGCAATTATaagtaagataatataataatgaatattaaaagggaaaacaattttttttttttgaataacaaatgtaattttagGTACTAATTGTCAAATGTgcataactaaattttttttttttttagaactacaAGCAACATTCCATCATTGACCGAGAATATTTCACATGTAGACAAAGAAGACTTCAATGGACAGAGCGCTAAACCTActaaaagtaattaatacttatatatttatttgcatattataacaattactaACTATGAATTTTCAATCTTAAATTGTCaacttattttgttattttatgtagttctgattaatatttgtgtttagGATCAAAGTCTGACACTTTTGAAGATTCGATTTTGAAAGAATTACGTGAGTCCAGACCTGTTGCTCCATCTACCAATTGCACCATCGAAGAAGACGGGGACttacattattgtaaatacttAGCCTCACTAATGAagaatattccaaaaaaaaaaaaatagctttgcAATCAAATCTTATTTGCCaggtaaataattgtttggaagactgaaaattttgtttaatgtcTATACCTACtaagtatttgttattattatttttatataatttgtattgtactGGAAAGtttaacaaattcaattttgtaatgtttttattttataatgtttatcaaTTGTgctatatttaagtatttaatctaTCAGGAAGAGactgtatgattattattttttttattgaatattctacaattaattcaattttgtagttttgtttttgttatattgaACTAATCAAGAAAAAAGTAAAGactgtatgattattatttgttttgtaatttttcctATACTGGGAAGTtctacaaattcaattttgtagttatgtttttattttataatgtttatcaaTTGTgctatatttaagtatttaatctaTCAGGAAGAGActgtacgattattattttttttattgaatattctacaattaattcaattttgtagttttgtttttgttatatttaactaaTCAAGAAAAAAGTAAAGactgtatgattattatttgttttgtaatttttcctATACTGGGAAGTtctacaaattcaattttgtagttatgtttttattttataatgttaatcaATTGTgctatatttaagtatttaatctaTCAGGAAGAGactgtatgattattatttttttattgaatattctacaattaattcaattttgtagttttgtttttgttatatttaactaaTCAGGAAAAAAGTAAAGactgtatgattattatttgttttgtaatttttctcaTACTTAAAATtctacaaattcaattttgaagttaatatgtttatgtttttgtttttattttacaataaatagtttaataaatttatggttcaaatagttataaattaattaatctttcATATTGGAATAAAGTCGCACCTTCAGCTGAAAAATAGTCTTTAAGTTTGTCTCTTATTGCTTTAGCGTCTGCTGTGTATGTATTAGTTCCTAATCGGTGGACTGGTTCTAAAGCTCCCTGTGGTTCCTACTGATTGCTTTGTTCGGTGTCCAAAGTTCCACTATAATACCGTACACCTAGGATACATTcaggttaaaaaataatcaaatagtattaagtatttttttattataagtaccagCATTGTTTTCAGACAGTTTTACAAAGTTATGCAGTACAACAGCAGCTTTTGTAATTGCATTAACAGTTTTATGTCCAGCAATTATCGGTTTTCTAAAAATCCGCCATTTTGAGGCCATTAACCCAAAAGTGTTTTCTATAGTCCGTCTACCTCTGGAAAGCCTGTGtagacaattttttgtttacaatcattagaatatttaaaaattatttaattcttgagacaaacctatagttaaaaatgGATTCCTTTAATGGTAGTTTTCGTTTACCTCTTCCTGGATAAGGGCGCATAAGGTTTGAAAGTAATGGAAACGCTTCATCCCCTAGCGCATAATATGGAATTGGACCACTGTTTTCATGTATTTCTTTATCAGctggaaaatttaaatcattgtgTATGAAACCCTTGCCCATTTCAGAGCTTGAAAAAACTCCACCATCGCTGCATCTCCCAGCTGCGCCAATATCGACTaacgtaaaattataattggcgTCACACATTGCCAACAGTATAATACTATGGGACCCTTTGTAGTTATAGTGCTCAGATCCACTGTTAGCAAAtgcctatacaattattaaaaaggtaatttttaatcatttaaataaatactattaaaaagttaataattattattacccggtgtataatatgtttaccgtCGATGCTGCCAATACAATTTGGCACTTGCCATATTCTCTCGAAGTCAACAGCTAATTGAGCCCATTTAAATGTATCTGGTACAACTAATACCTATCATTggaagttataaaaataatgtctataattcactatattatatattgatcaCATACGCAAAGCTGGGCAAATTAGTCACttttttcaactagttaaagttaagttactttaatataaaaagtaactaaGTTAGGATATAAGATACTttctaaaatttttcaaatttataacttaattagaTAGAAGTTAGTTTGGTGAAAATACTAACTTAAGTTAGACTAGAAGTTAGaagtaagtttttatattagttcaaaatataaatttaaaatacaatttttttaaatgttatgtattacataaattaatcatgaagtacattaaattcaactagttaaattacaaagttaatatgaattaaattaaaaaagtaactttttaactagttacagCTTTGTAACTTTTCTCCAACTGATATTATATCAGGCCGACTTGGGAAACGCTTTATTTTGGGTCCAATTAGACACACCAACTCTTCAAATGTGCTGGCAGACATTCTAATAAAGTTTTGGTACTGTTCAAGTTTTGGTAAGTTCACTAGTTAAACAATGATAATGCCCGTGTACCATTCTTTCTTTTAAAAAAGGTTGAACATGCCATTTGGATTTTGATCtagtaaatcataatttaacattaaagaacaatatataggtatagaaataaAAGATTGTATAACCtctgatttttcttttttttgtgtgaAATGGCTAAATATACAAGCAACACATTTCTTCGAtgaatcttaataaaataattataccattgAAGTTCTTGATTTtccatcatatttttaaaatttaacaaattaaacagAGTTgacggtaaaataaaaacaaaatgcgtttaaaactttaaaaaaatttaagaataaaatattagcacaaatgataattaaattataatatgtattatgtatttaaatatttaaaaaaggcgGGATATCCTTTGTGTACCGTTATCAAGAACCACATATAATAAAACCATAGTTACCAAAGTAACCAGTGTAAAACGTTTTGAAGACCGTTCGAATCGAAAATTTATTTGTCATTTGTGCACGCACACGTGAACGTGTATAGTGGAAACCCTCCTTTAAGGTACTTGACACCTGTTTTACTGTTTAATATAGTTTAGGGTATGGTAGCAAAAGGCGGTTAAAGAAAAAAAGATGTAGGTAATCTGGTAATTGGTAATActgtaattataagtattaatgataataatgggTATAGTCATTAGTCTTTATTTACTCATTAGTCGTAATATAGAGCAGTAAAGTTGAGATTCGTGACCATTTACGTCaggataatgatattattatacaaatatacaatattatacctccCACCAAGAATGCAAAGCATTGCTGCGGGTTCGGCCTCCCCGAAATCCGAAATTGAAAACCAAtgcttatgtttataataatgtttaatgactaatgagatattataattatttggacttgggattatttttgaacttataaataaactatagaaTACCTATTGTCATAATTGCAGACCTCAGGCCGCTGCAGCTGCGGGTAACGCATAAACAAGATTATTCCAATTtccaatacaacaataattactgTACATTGCATGAACGTTTTGTGGcatttcatacatattatgaCACTTAAcagttaaaacatttaagtaatatttctttcattaaatattatttttatggaaaaaatatacaatattgcattattgttgCTTACTACGGACGCATGTTATGTCCAGAAAAAAACGGCCAGAGCCCAGAATGTAGACTTGTCGAATgttaaataacagaaaataatattacaaaattgaaaacaacCAGAATATAAAAAGCCCAGAACGTATttgaacagaaaataaaatgaacgaaaataaATACTACAGAATGTAAACTGACAAGGGGATAACACCAGTGCTATCACGACTATCTACTACCACGACATTGTATTActccgaaaaaatattttcattgtcaACCATAATACTGCTTCGATATCAATTACTTCGAATATAAACTATAccgattatatattaaattactccGACATATTTGATGATAGAGATAACTACATGATAAGTAAAAAACCTATTCATTTCATAGTTTTAGTAtgaatttggtaaaaaatataaatgataaatcacgGTCCGCGTTTCCACAATATAGGTAGatctcagaatttttttttataatatacaggccCCAGATACCTACTTATGGGCAGTTGTGgccttataattaaattatatatcccGGTAAATAAGTAGATACCTATCTATCCGCCCATATCTTTacctatgaaataatataacacaatataatttattattaagtaatttgttacattatactgtacagcaaagccgTAGCCACTTACCCTACTTtttttatgacataataatataatgcagcgGTCGCCAACTGATGGTCCACGGTAAAAATGTGGTGGTCCACagaaaaatttgaacattatttgTAATGTTGTGAGCTTATAAtcgtaatatacaaaattagtgTATAATGTAACTGTATGTAGATTCAGTTTACAACAAATAAGAATAAACgcgtaatattgttattattaccNNNNNNNNNNNNNNNNNNNNNNNNNNNNNNNNNNNNNNNNNNNNNNNNNNTATGGAATCGTCTAAAGTTTTAgtaagtaccttatatttttacttaactacttttttaactaatttgttCTAATGATCTAGCAGGTTTCATTTATTCGCTAAGCAGTTTAGGTCTGTCTACACTGACTacagtgttaataataattcaagtattctacatttattttatgatttacttagtaattgctttttttatatatctcaTATTGAATCTGGTTTATCTAAATTGAGCTATATAACTGAGTAATATCCTACCCACTGTCACTTTTATTTGGTTAATCCTTTAGATGAAGGTGTCTatcctaatattttatagcttagGACTGTTAaacctatttataattcatgGAATAAATCTAATGTTGCCAATATCCTTATTAAGtcatatacctaaattatttgattCACTAGTCTTGAAATCAATTACATCAATTGACCTGCCGTCAATTCAATCCTAATTTGATGAACAGCATGGTTTCTGCCCTGGCCGATCAACTAACACTTGTAACTTgtctttttcaattatatatttgatgcATTTAATAATCATTCTCAGGTTGGTGTTATATACATGGATTTTACAAAAGCATTTGATCGCGTTGATCATACATTACTGATGGAGGTTTTGctaggaatattatattataatacttatacattttgatcatgtataacattaagtcttcaacaatgtacctacatcatcaatgtttatacctattacactaatatacaatttatataataattaatggtatacctactacttattaGTCGTTATGgactgattttgtaatttatttttaaaaaaagtaacaatttGTAACGCTATTGTATtcacttttagtttttactttatttataattagacCCCAAAATACTATTACTTTGTTATTTGAGAT encodes the following:
- the LOC107883321 gene encoding uncharacterized protein LOC107883321, with the protein product MAQIEQEEKHGDQRTQYTFQKNQPKAVSVAAPSESSYTKSSKPSLISNIMAEFEHEEHSNTSSLSENNDDDDNEFYTNLISAINERNPLWDHRLPMADRYEPIKQMLWNEIYVALNGIYPIEILKKKWKYLREKYVREKKNQQVVLQEGKKKFGATCSHCIF
- the LOC103308920 gene encoding uncharacterized protein LOC103308920, with the translated sequence MCDANYNFTLVDIGAAGRCSDGGVFSSSEMGKGFIHNDLNFPADKEIHENSGPIPYYALGDEAFPLLSNLMRPYPGRGKRKLPLKESIFNYRLSRGRRTIENTFGLMASKWRIFRKPIIAGHKTVNAITKAAVVLHNFVKLSENNAGVRYYSGTLDTEQSNQ